One window from the genome of Podospora pseudocomata strain CBS 415.72m chromosome 1 map unlocalized CBS415.72m_1.2, whole genome shotgun sequence encodes:
- a CDS encoding uncharacterized protein (EggNog:ENOG503NWD7; COG:I), protein MATDTEEATMTKWKLPTAINRSVGILGAGVLGRRIGACWASAGYKVNIRDPDTQQTNGALQYIKNEMWRYKPTVSPDKISVHGFQDLKPAVEDSWLVIECVPEKLDLKMNAFADLEKVVRPDTILGTNSSSYKSREIAAKVKPDTAKRMLNMHYYIPPDIRVVELMTSGSTHEDIFPFLEEHLKRSGMLPVMAHRESTGFLLNRVWAAIKRECLMVLSEGVASPAELDMVWNEMFVKTGVPPCELMDSVGLDTVSLIEQHYIQERNLHDPGVIAFLQKYIQEGRLGAKCSKGGLYPPGYTTKTAGQQQTPYDNLHAPTLYILDLGLNNAPEEVYQRGRILVGSADGQTPLRTIVDHQPMPDGIALCPSEGKIIWGNMGVPNKNDGSIMSCNLDGSDIKVIIPSGTVHTPKQIAVDDDCSKMYFSDREGMRVFRCNIDGSGLEVLIRNGDWATGFDDQTKWCVGLGLAPLEGKFYWTQKGPSKGSKGRIFRANIHTPPGHDASTRTDIECLFRGLPEPIDIEIDEEGKFMYWTDRGELPRGNSLNRAERGPDGQYTDHKILARNLHEAIGITLDRKNRHIYATDLGGAVYRFNMDGTGRRKFYEDEGSFAGIALCDK, encoded by the exons ATGGCAACCGATACTGAAGAGGCCACCATGACGAAGTGGAAACTCCCCACGGCGATCAACAGATCTGTCGGCATCCTGGGAGCTGGTGTGCTAGGCCGCCGGATAGGAGCCTGCTGGGCCTCTGCCGGATACAAGGTCAACATTCGCGATCCCGACACGCAGCAAACCAATGGAGCTCTACAGTACATCAAAAACGAGATGTGGAGGTACAAGCCCACCGTCAGCCCCGACAAGATTTCCGTTCATGGTTTCCAGGACCTGAAGCCTGCCGTGGAGGACTCGTGGCTGGTTATCGAATGCGTGCCTGAGAAGCTCGACCTAAAGATGAACGCCTTTGCCGACCTCGAAAAGGTTGTCCGACCCGATACGATACTGGGAACCAACTCGTCGTCCTACAAGTCGCGGGAGATTGCGGCCAAAGTGAAGCCTGACACGGCCAAGCGCATGCTGAATATGCATTACTACATCCCGCCCGACATACGCGTTGTCGAGCTCATGACCAGCGGATCAACGCACGAGGAcatttttccttttctcgAAGAGCACCTCAAACGGTCTGGCATGCTTCCAGTCATGGCACACCGAGAGTCTACGGGCTTTCTTCTCAACCGCGTCTGGGCCGCTATCAAACGAGAATGTTTGATGGTGCTATCCGAGGGGGTAGCCTCACCAGCAGAGCTCGACATGGTGTGGAATGAGATGTTTGTCAAGACCGGTGTTCCCCCATGCGAGCTGATGGACTCAGTAGGCTTGGACACTGTGTCACTCATCGAGCAGCACTACATCCAGGAGCGGAATCTCCACGACCCAGGCGTCATAGCCTTCCTCCAAAAGTACATCCAGGAGGGCAGGCTCGGGGCCAAGTGCAGCAAGGGCGGTCTGTACCCACCAGGTTATACCACCAAGACTGCTGGCCAACAGCAAACTCCCTACGACAACCTGCACGCTCCGACCTTGTACATCCTCGACCTTGGCCTCAACAACGCGCCAGAGGAGGTGTACCAACGTGGCCGTATCCTCGTGGGCAGCGCGGATGGCCAAACCCCTCTCCGCACCATAGTGGACCACCAGCCCATGCCAGACGGGATCGCTCTCTGCCCATCAGAAGGTAAAATTATCTGGGGCAACATGGGTGTGCCTAACAAAAACGACGGCAGCATCATGTCGTGCAACTTGGACGGTAGCGACATCAAGgtcatcatcccctccgGCACGGTACACACGCCCAAGCAGATTGCTGTTGACGACGACTGCTCCAAGATGTACTTTTCCGACCGCGAAGGCATGCGCGTCTTCCGATGTAACATTGATGGCTCTGGACTGGAAGTCCTCATCCGCAACGGGGACTGGGCGACTGGCTTTGACGACCAGACGAAGTGGTGCGTGGGCCTCGGGCTTGCCCCATTGGAAGGGAAGTTTTACTGGACGCAAAAGGGTCCGTCCAAGGGATCCAAAGGGCGCATTTTCAGGGCGAACATACATACACCTCCTGGGCATGATGCTTCTACGAGGACCGACATCGAATGTCTGTTCCGGGGCCTGCCGGAGCCTATCGATATCGAGATCGATGAGGAAGGCAAGTTCATGTACTGGACTGACAGAGGGGAGCTTCCTCGTGGCAACAGCTTGAACAGGGCTGAAAGGGGCCCTGATGGCCAGTATACCGACCACAAGATCCTAGCCAGAAACCTGCACGAGGCTATCGGCATCACTCTTGACAGGAAGAATCGACACATATACGCTACAGACTT GGGTGGAGCGGTGTACCGCTTCAACATGGATGGAACTGGGCGCAGGAAGTTTTATGAGGACGAGGGATCTTTTGCGGGGATTGCATTGTGTGACAAATAA
- the PEX2 gene encoding peroxisome assembly protein (Peroxin-2) (EggNog:ENOG503NXSS; COG:O), producing the protein MSDSKPPKDSSSPSAAVPDVAAAAASSSTITPAPVAITPPSNPQSAHSFAQAQQRLIARRQARDAQEAARVAAQQSESQLRARIAASQSPLLRRLGASTLSLWDTISSREGTRPAFRVGQVDAELLDEELVELMKGQVGEAVRYYGGGGGGGDNNIKHEWDAEISLALRAVIFKLTIWDHDATYGAALQNLKYTDARHTGSVLVPPSKWQKGLYGLMTVGGRYMWSKWENWLREQDGGYDEPSPTVQRLSSMTDRLSTLHAAASFASFLVFLLQGRYRTLLDRVLRMRLAPPTSQVSREVSFEYLNRQLVWHAFTEFLLFVLPLVGINRWRRWLARTWRKTKKIMSTTGGEGAEEKKGEFAFLPERTCAICYQDQNQATNENELMAAATSKTGVVGSAQTDVTNPYETIPCGCVYCFVCLATRIEREEGEGWNCLRCGELVKECKPWSGDVLEPESKSPAQKTVVFADDVKDASDDEQENSQVLVQQEDDDEYPEEEGEEGGEEEEEEEEEGSRSLEDLRTESASEESSEQEADSEGDESEDYEAEEEELGADLDED; encoded by the coding sequence ATGAGCGATTCCAAGCCCCCcaaagacagcagcagccccagcGCAGCGGTCCCGGatgtcgctgctgctgctgcatcatcatcaacaataacaccagcaccagtaGCAATaacacccccttccaacccccaatcaGCCCACTCCTTCGCCCAAGCCCAGCAACGCCTCATTGCCCGCCGACAAGCCCGCGATGCTCAAGAAGCAGCCCGAGTAGCAGCCCAACAATCCGAATCCCAACTCCGCGCACGCATCGCCgcctcccaatcccctctcctccgacGGCTCGGCGCGTCGACACTTTCACTGTGGGATACCATCTCCAGCCGGGAGGGCACTCGCCCAGCCTTCCGCGTCGGCCAAGTAGACGCCGAACTCCTCGATGAGGAACTGGTCGAGCTGATGAAGGGACAAGTAGGGGAGGCGGTTCGGTACtacggtggtgggggaggaggaggagacaacAATATCAAACATGAGTGGGATGCCGAGATATCGCTTGCCCTGAGGGCCGTGATATTCAAGCTTACCATTTGGGATCATGACGCGACGTATGGTGCTGCGCTGCAGAATTTGAAATACACAGACGCCAGACACACGGGGAGTGTCTTGGTGCCGCCGAGCAAGTGGCAGAAGGGGTTGTATGGGTTGATGacggtgggagggagatacATGTGGTCAAAGTGGGAGAACTGGCTTAGGGAGCAGGATGGTGGTTATGATGAGCCGAGCCCGACGGTGCAGCGGCTCTCGAGCATGACGGACAGACTGTCGACGCTTCACGCCGCCGCTTCTTTTGCGTCgttcttggtcttcttgttACAAGGCCGCTACAGGACGCTTTTGGACCGGGTACTGCGCATGAGGCTCGCTCCACCTACCAGCCAGGTTAGCCGCGAGGTGTCGTTTGAGTATCTCAACCGCCAACTGGTGTGGCACGCCTTCACCGAGTTTTTGCTGTTCGTGCTGCCGCTGGTGGGAATCAACCGGTGGAGGCGCTGGCTGGCACGGACGTGGCGGAAAACCAAAAAGATTATGAGCACAACAGGTGGTGAAggcgccgaggagaagaagggtgAATTTGCCTTCTTGCCAGAACGGACATGCGCCATCTGCTACCAGGATCAGAACCAGGCAACAAACGAGAACGAACTCATGGCTGCGGCTACTTCCAAGACTGGTGTGGTCGGATCGGCGCAGACTGATGTCACGAACCCTTACGAAACTATCCCATGTGGATGCGTCTACTGCTTTGTATGCTTGGCGACAAGAATCgaaagggaggaaggggaaggttggAACTGCTTGCGGTGCGGCGAGCTCGTCAAGGAGTGCAAGCCATGGAGTGGAGATGTGTTGGAGCCCGAGTCAAAATCACCAGCTCAGAAGACGGTTGTGTTTGCAGATGATGTCAAGGATGCCTCCGACGATGAGCAGGAGAACTCGCAGGTCTTGGTCCAgcaagaagatgacgatgaatacccagaagaggaaggtgaagagggaggggaggaggaggaggaggaggaggaagagggaagtAGAAGTCTGGAAGACCTTCGGACAGAGTCAGCTAGCGAAGAATCCTCAGAACAGGAGGCTGACTCTGAGGGTGACGAATCGGAAGACtatgaggcggaggaggaggagttgggagCGGATCTTGATGAGGACTAG